The Anabaena sp. PCC 7108 region ACTTAGCTTAAAAAGAACCATTCTGACTATTACCTGAGCGGCGCAAGGAAAAAAACATGGTTCAGAAAATGAAAGCGGTTATCATGACCGAACCTGGCGGTTTGGAAGTGTTGACTTACACAGAAGTCGATATGCCGCGTATTGAACATCCAACCGATGTACTAGTAAAAATCAAAGCGGCAGGTGTTAATCCAGGCGATTGTCAAAACAGAAAATTCGGGTTTCCTTCTTATGCGGTAGGGTCAGGGAAACAGGGCTTTAGTATCCTGGGGATGGACGGAGTTGGCATTGTCGAGGCGGTAGGAACGGGTATCACGCACATTGAGCTGGGTGATGAAGTTTGGTATTACGACGGCGGCTACGCAGATAAACATGGTAGCTACGCGCAATATAAAGTTGTTAATGGTCATTATCTGTCGCCAAAGCCGAAGTCGCTTGATTATATAACAGCCGCAGCGTTGCCCGTCGTCGCTTTGACGGCGTGGGAGGCGGTAATTGATCGGGCGAATGTCCAATTAGGTGACTTTGTATTGGTACACGGCGGCGCTGGTGGGATTGGGCATATCAGCATTCAACTGGTGCTAAATCGCGGTGGACGTGTGGCGACGACAGTTAGTGGCACTGCAAAGGAAAAATTGGTACGTACACTAGGAGCCGAAGTACTCATCGACTATAAAAAAGTGGATGTGAAGCAAGCGCTAATTTACTGGACAGGCAAGGATGGTGCAGATGTCGTGCTTGACTACATTGGTCGTGAAAACTTTGCCAACAGCATCGACCTAGTTGCACCGTATGGAAC contains the following coding sequences:
- a CDS encoding zinc-binding dehydrogenase translates to MVQKMKAVIMTEPGGLEVLTYTEVDMPRIEHPTDVLVKIKAAGVNPGDCQNRKFGFPSYAVGSGKQGFSILGMDGVGIVEAVGTGITHIELGDEVWYYDGGYADKHGSYAQYKVVNGHYLSPKPKSLDYITAAALPVVALTAWEAVIDRANVQLGDFVLVHGGAGGIGHISIQLVLNRGGRVATTVSGTAKEKLVRTLGAEVLIDYKKVDVKQALIYWTGKDGADVVLDYIGRENFANSIDLVAPYGTLVNTVVSNWPNGNNLVAEYKNLSMKFVNIGLPQVTGNHEFRVRQTQILKEISRLVDAGQLQVHLDQVFPLQQVAEAQRSLEAGEIIGRVVIEM